A genomic segment from Propioniciclava sp. MC1595 encodes:
- a CDS encoding antitoxin HicB, giving the protein MTTITITAKRWSGGWELWHGDDVWTQVATLDRAEQQVRDYLDTVDGGTDHDGWTIDVVPEIGHLGDEVAVARQATADAAAATEAAARQARRVARHLREAGYSVTDSAAILGVSRGRVSQLVNG; this is encoded by the coding sequence GTGACCACCATCACGATCACCGCCAAGCGGTGGAGCGGCGGCTGGGAACTGTGGCACGGCGACGACGTGTGGACCCAGGTGGCCACCCTCGACCGCGCCGAACAGCAGGTCCGCGACTACCTCGACACCGTCGATGGGGGCACCGACCACGACGGGTGGACCATTGACGTAGTCCCCGAGATCGGCCACCTCGGGGACGAGGTCGCCGTGGCGCGGCAAGCCACTGCGGACGCCGCAGCGGCCACCGAGGCCGCTGCGCGCCAGGCTCGTCGGGTTGCCCGGCATCTCCGCGAGGCCGGCTACTCGGTCACGGACTCCGCCGCGATCCTCGGCGTATCCAGAGGACGGGTGTCCCAGCTCGTCAACGGCTGA
- a CDS encoding type II toxin-antitoxin system HicA family toxin: MVKPMKYRELAKLLTEAGFEPRQGKGDHEVWRNGAVHVSITQTREISPGLTRKALNAIERSKQ; the protein is encoded by the coding sequence ATGGTCAAGCCGATGAAGTACCGCGAACTCGCCAAGCTGCTCACCGAGGCTGGCTTCGAGCCGCGGCAGGGCAAAGGCGACCACGAGGTGTGGAGGAACGGGGCCGTGCATGTGTCGATCACCCAGACCCGCGAGATCTCACCCGGCCTGACCCGCAAGGCACTCAACGCAATCGAGAGGAGCAAGCAGTGA
- a CDS encoding DUF6226 family protein — protein sequence MSSYVRPLIEAPVFRDADGAVINYGSRWHGSPPEDTYSVDTHPERFAPLHVVADALIAHLRETYDVEVDEGVEVAADLLRPAFHDVVRAVRIRPNDPKCASLTLVFTAYPGIYMHAGLLHDFHYPVCGCDACDSNWEAEADELEQRVFATVSGNYRETIERGLRPWVDYAFTYPDGASSGKSRSQDLPAQRLKDAKPVLRDLPVGWNHWPRPAPAS from the coding sequence ATGAGTTCCTACGTTCGCCCTTTGATCGAAGCGCCGGTGTTCCGCGATGCTGACGGCGCGGTGATCAACTACGGGAGTCGGTGGCACGGGTCACCTCCGGAAGACACCTACTCGGTCGACACGCATCCCGAGCGGTTCGCACCGCTGCACGTTGTCGCTGACGCCCTTATCGCCCACCTCCGAGAGACGTATGACGTCGAGGTCGATGAGGGTGTTGAGGTGGCAGCGGATCTGCTGCGTCCCGCGTTTCATGATGTGGTGCGCGCGGTGCGGATACGTCCTAATGATCCGAAGTGCGCGTCCTTGACGTTGGTCTTCACCGCTTATCCGGGGATCTACATGCACGCGGGACTATTGCACGACTTCCACTACCCAGTCTGCGGTTGCGACGCTTGCGACTCGAACTGGGAGGCCGAAGCCGATGAACTCGAGCAGCGAGTGTTCGCGACTGTCAGCGGCAACTACCGAGAGACGATCGAACGCGGACTTCGCCCCTGGGTCGATTACGCCTTCACCTATCCCGACGGCGCGAGCTCCGGGAAATCCCGCTCCCAAGATCTTCCTGCCCAGCGCCTCAAAGACGCCAAGCCCGTCCTCCGCGACCTTCCCGTCGGATGGAATCACTGGCCGCGCCCGGCCCCCGCCTCTTGA
- a CDS encoding IS5 family transposase: MLTGNIGWCRTAISGGAQSQYSVVLNGPNTQQGALPNHKNPWFEPPDHGIGRSRGGLTTKLHLVCDGRGRPLGMVITGGNVNDTTMMPAVLEDIRVPRDGKGRPRTRPDRVLADKGYPSKANRAWLRTRGIAATIPERDDQIAHRRKKPGRPIDFGDQQQERYKGRNVVERCFNKLKQWRGIAMRSDKLARNYRAAISLAATLIWIKTDLSRPAWP, translated from the coding sequence GTGCTCACCGGCAATATCGGCTGGTGCCGAACCGCAATATCCGGTGGTGCTCAATCGCAATATTCAGTGGTGCTCAACGGTCCGAATACTCAACAGGGGGCCCTGCCGAATCACAAGAATCCGTGGTTCGAGCCGCCTGATCACGGGATCGGACGCTCCCGTGGCGGCCTGACGACCAAGCTGCACCTGGTCTGCGACGGCCGCGGAAGGCCGCTGGGCATGGTCATCACCGGTGGGAATGTCAACGACACCACGATGATGCCCGCCGTGCTTGAGGACATCCGCGTGCCCCGCGACGGGAAGGGCCGGCCGCGCACCCGCCCCGACCGGGTGCTCGCCGACAAGGGCTACCCGTCGAAGGCGAACCGTGCATGGTTGCGCACGAGAGGGATCGCGGCCACGATCCCCGAGAGGGACGATCAGATCGCGCACCGCCGCAAGAAGCCAGGCCGACCGATCGACTTCGGCGATCAGCAGCAGGAACGCTACAAGGGCCGCAACGTCGTCGAACGCTGCTTCAACAAGCTCAAGCAGTGGCGCGGCATCGCGATGCGTTCGGACAAGCTCGCTCGCAACTATCGTGCCGCGATCAGCCTCGCTGCGACGCTGATCTGGATCAAGACGGACCTGTCCCGTCCGGCCTGGCCATAG
- a CDS encoding ATP-binding protein, translating to MSRLDSETKRKLREMGVASLVDAFEAQDDALTIGVVFEERIKIAVDDAHAAFTHSKVEGLIRRAGLRYPNADLRRVDMLEQRGLDRGVIAQLGTCQFIGRQQNVVFQGFTGSGKSYLGSALAKQACQHRYRAHYIRMPDLEESWAAARDRPAGREKWLRKYAAFTLLVIDEWLLDPPTDDVRSMLLELLERRYDATSTVFCTQYAKKDWHQRLGSGVHADAIMDRIVHNTVWIETGDVNMREHTATNS from the coding sequence ATGAGCCGGCTCGACTCGGAGACGAAGCGGAAGCTGCGGGAGATGGGCGTCGCGTCGCTGGTCGACGCGTTCGAGGCCCAGGACGATGCCCTCACGATCGGGGTGGTGTTTGAGGAGCGGATCAAGATCGCTGTCGACGACGCCCACGCGGCGTTCACCCACTCCAAGGTCGAGGGCCTGATCCGCCGGGCCGGGCTGCGCTACCCGAACGCGGACCTGCGACGCGTTGACATGCTCGAGCAACGCGGGCTCGACAGGGGCGTGATCGCTCAGCTCGGGACCTGCCAGTTCATCGGCAGGCAGCAGAACGTCGTTTTCCAAGGGTTCACCGGGTCCGGGAAGTCCTACCTCGGGTCCGCGTTGGCGAAGCAGGCGTGTCAGCACCGCTACCGGGCGCACTACATCCGGATGCCCGACCTCGAAGAATCCTGGGCCGCTGCACGGGACCGGCCAGCGGGGAGAGAGAAGTGGCTGCGAAAGTACGCCGCGTTCACGCTCCTCGTGATCGACGAATGGCTCCTCGACCCACCCACCGACGACGTCCGGTCCATGCTGCTCGAGCTCCTCGAACGGCGCTACGACGCCACCTCGACGGTGTTCTGCACCCAGTACGCGAAGAAGGACTGGCACCAACGCCTCGGCTCCGGCGTCCACGCCGACGCGATCATGGACCGCATCGTCCACAACACCGTCTGGATCGAAACCGGCGACGTCAACATGCGCGAACACACCGCCACGAACAGCTGA
- a CDS encoding Mu transposase domain-containing protein, translated as MIAALRNQTFATLPELRAAVYERMRAFNAEPFQKRAGSRLGVFEGEEKPLLRPLPTVAFEISQWVYGRKVQKNGHVVFEKNFYSVPYVNIGRAVDLRVTDRMLEVFAGQDRLTSHLLAPVGTVNEYRTHDSDLPDGPQYRQWDAPRIREWAARIGENTTIVVNRIFESVPVDEQGISAALAVLRMTRRYSADRVEAAAGVALASRVRSPRYAHLRPILETRQDDPAGREAWSTPAAEPAGYVRGADYYAGDAR; from the coding sequence GTGATCGCGGCGCTGCGGAACCAGACGTTCGCGACGTTGCCGGAGTTGCGGGCTGCGGTCTACGAGCGGATGAGGGCGTTCAACGCGGAACCGTTCCAGAAGCGCGCCGGCTCCCGCTTGGGCGTGTTCGAGGGTGAGGAGAAGCCGCTGCTGCGGCCGCTCCCGACCGTTGCGTTCGAGATCTCCCAGTGGGTCTACGGCCGCAAGGTTCAGAAGAACGGGCATGTCGTGTTCGAGAAGAACTTCTACTCCGTCCCCTACGTGAACATCGGCCGCGCGGTCGATCTGCGAGTCACCGACAGGATGCTCGAGGTGTTCGCCGGGCAGGACAGACTGACCAGTCATCTGCTTGCCCCGGTCGGGACGGTGAACGAGTACCGCACCCACGACAGCGATCTGCCCGACGGTCCGCAGTATCGGCAGTGGGACGCCCCACGGATCCGGGAATGGGCGGCGAGGATCGGGGAGAACACCACGATCGTCGTGAACCGGATCTTCGAGTCGGTGCCCGTCGACGAGCAGGGCATCAGCGCCGCACTGGCCGTGCTCCGCATGACACGCCGGTACTCCGCCGACCGCGTCGAAGCTGCCGCCGGCGTCGCTCTCGCGTCGAGGGTGAGGTCGCCGCGCTACGCGCACCTGCGGCCCATCCTCGAGACCAGGCAAGACGACCCCGCAGGCCGTGAGGCATGGTCGACACCCGCGGCGGAGCCGGCCGGGTATGTCCGCGGCGCCGACTACTACGCCGGAGACGCCCGATGA